Proteins from a single region of Abyssalbus ytuae:
- a CDS encoding SusC/RagA family TonB-linked outer membrane protein: MKKTLLCVLMLWCGINFSQEITISGNVTDSQEVPLPGASILLKGTYTGTQTDFEGNYVLPDVPSDGVLVISYVGYVSQEIPINDQTTINVVLQEDLQSLDEVVVIGYGFQKRSDITGAISSIKSEDIESQPALNAMQSIQGKVAGVNIINSDAPGSSPNVIVRGLGTAESGRQPLFVVDGILVSNIQNISPNDIESIDIMKDASSAAIYGTNASNGVILITTKKGKTGKAVIEAKTFIGTKSILNPVEMANANQYITYYNEKQEAIGAPYLLSQNQLYDTDWYDELVDFSFFNNNSLTISGGSDLVNYLFSVNNYNEDGLLENQEYNRTTIRNNNIYKLFDDRLKISQNVNLTFTNERPQPFGAFNEAYRQSPLVPVRYPNGLFGQSFVNTTTGVVTYEAQPGESVGNLNSIGNPVANVFFNNEKINTTTIQGIGEAELSITDFLKITSRFGATKYFYNKRNFNPNKERWLNADPTRTEEEFDQLKADNPESLTYINNELSFEKIEDFRYNWDTFLTFDKSFGSHNLSATLGGSKDKRNIRSRSWVKGYDVPEQEQYWNIDLASGDYTKEVEQTSYTPISVLSYFGRLQYNYDSKYFLSANFRRDGNSVFKQGGEYWGNFPSFSVGWVLSRENFLKDSGINFLKLRGGYGELGNANVPFNSSLIYTDAGSGSNNYVFGPSQELVFGASSGTPVKDITWEVTEETFVGLDFAFFDSRLSGNIDVYNRKNTNAILNIQPTLSSENSQSFYDHGAEITNKGIEASLNWNHEINKDFSYNVGVNFNYNKNNVENVKPAYDGATGGSLANGQITKRLQEGQPLFAWWMYEAVGVWQNQDEIDANASLGSAAPGHLRYADLNDDGVIDDRDKKFFGSYIPTYNYGITLGFNYKNIDFSLYGIGVGGNKVYNALKGTRIDGGENITADTFNERWTGDGSTNSHPGADRDAVASSYYLEDGDYFRINNITLGYTLKELFQNSLKIRLYLMAQNPFIFTKYSGFTPELIGSNSGVPRETAGIELTAYPNVKTFLLGANIEL, translated from the coding sequence ATGAAAAAAACCTTATTATGTGTATTAATGTTGTGGTGTGGTATAAATTTTTCACAGGAAATTACCATATCCGGCAACGTAACAGATTCGCAGGAAGTTCCTTTACCGGGAGCCTCTATATTATTAAAAGGTACCTACACAGGTACACAAACCGATTTTGAAGGTAATTATGTTTTGCCCGATGTACCTTCGGATGGAGTATTAGTCATAAGTTATGTAGGCTATGTGTCACAGGAAATACCAATTAATGATCAGACTACTATAAATGTGGTTTTACAGGAAGATCTTCAATCGTTAGATGAAGTAGTGGTAATAGGATACGGATTTCAAAAAAGATCCGACATTACCGGAGCAATCTCTTCCATAAAATCGGAAGATATAGAAAGCCAGCCAGCCCTTAACGCTATGCAATCTATTCAGGGGAAAGTCGCAGGGGTCAACATTATTAATAGTGATGCACCAGGATCGAGCCCTAATGTTATTGTTAGAGGTCTTGGAACAGCAGAATCAGGAAGGCAACCTCTTTTTGTGGTAGATGGAATTTTAGTATCTAATATTCAGAACATTAGCCCTAATGATATTGAAAGCATAGACATAATGAAAGATGCTTCTTCTGCTGCTATTTACGGTACAAATGCTTCTAATGGTGTAATATTAATAACTACTAAAAAAGGTAAAACTGGTAAAGCAGTTATTGAAGCCAAGACTTTTATTGGAACAAAGTCTATTTTAAATCCGGTCGAAATGGCCAACGCAAATCAGTATATAACATATTACAATGAAAAGCAGGAAGCTATCGGAGCACCTTATTTACTATCTCAAAATCAGCTTTACGATACTGATTGGTATGATGAACTTGTTGATTTTTCTTTTTTTAATAATAATTCCTTAACGATTTCCGGCGGATCAGATCTTGTTAATTATCTGTTTAGTGTTAATAATTATAATGAAGATGGTCTGTTGGAAAATCAGGAATACAATAGAACTACCATCAGAAATAATAATATTTACAAGTTGTTTGATGACAGATTAAAGATTTCACAAAATGTGAACCTTACTTTCACAAATGAAAGACCCCAGCCATTTGGGGCTTTTAATGAAGCTTACAGGCAATCACCACTCGTTCCTGTTAGATATCCCAATGGACTATTCGGACAAAGCTTTGTAAATACTACTACCGGGGTAGTAACTTATGAGGCACAACCCGGAGAATCTGTAGGTAACCTTAACTCTATTGGTAACCCCGTAGCAAATGTTTTCTTTAATAATGAGAAAATAAATACAACAACTATTCAGGGTATCGGTGAAGCTGAATTGTCAATTACTGATTTTCTGAAAATCACATCGCGTTTCGGTGCTACAAAATATTTTTATAATAAAAGGAATTTTAATCCTAATAAAGAGAGATGGTTAAATGCGGACCCAACAAGAACAGAAGAAGAATTTGACCAATTAAAAGCCGATAATCCGGAGTCACTTACTTATATTAATAATGAACTTAGCTTTGAAAAGATAGAAGATTTCAGATATAACTGGGATACTTTCTTAACATTTGATAAATCTTTTGGAAGTCATAATTTATCTGCCACTTTAGGAGGATCCAAAGATAAAAGGAATATCCGGTCAAGAAGTTGGGTAAAAGGTTACGATGTACCGGAACAGGAACAATATTGGAACATAGATTTGGCTTCAGGCGATTATACAAAAGAAGTAGAACAAACCAGTTATACTCCGATATCAGTTTTATCATATTTTGGCAGGCTGCAGTATAATTATGACAGTAAGTACTTTTTAAGTGCCAATTTTAGGAGAGATGGTAATAGTGTGTTTAAACAAGGCGGGGAATATTGGGGCAATTTTCCATCCTTTAGTGTTGGGTGGGTACTATCCAGAGAAAATTTCTTAAAAGATTCGGGAATAAACTTCCTGAAACTTCGAGGAGGATATGGTGAATTAGGAAATGCAAATGTTCCTTTTAATTCCTCATTAATTTATACCGATGCTGGAAGTGGTAGTAATAATTATGTTTTTGGACCCAGTCAGGAACTAGTTTTTGGGGCAAGCTCAGGAACTCCCGTAAAAGATATCACCTGGGAGGTAACGGAAGAAACATTTGTGGGCTTGGATTTTGCCTTCTTTGATAGCAGGCTTTCAGGTAATATAGATGTTTATAACAGAAAAAACACCAATGCAATTTTAAACATTCAGCCTACATTGTCATCTGAAAATTCTCAATCCTTTTATGACCATGGGGCAGAAATTACAAATAAAGGGATTGAAGCTTCCTTAAACTGGAATCATGAAATAAATAAAGACTTTTCATATAATGTAGGAGTTAATTTTAATTACAATAAAAATAACGTAGAAAATGTAAAACCTGCCTACGATGGTGCAACCGGAGGAAGTTTGGCTAATGGCCAGATTACAAAAAGATTACAGGAAGGTCAACCTTTGTTTGCATGGTGGATGTATGAAGCTGTAGGAGTGTGGCAAAATCAGGATGAAATTGATGCAAATGCAAGCCTGGGAAGTGCCGCTCCGGGACATTTGAGATATGCCGATCTGAATGATGACGGTGTAATTGACGATAGGGATAAAAAGTTTTTCGGTTCTTATATTCCAACTTATAATTATGGTATAACCCTTGGTTTTAACTACAAGAATATAGATTTTAGTTTATACGGAATTGGAGTAGGAGGCAATAAAGTTTATAATGCTCTGAAAGGTACAAGAATTGACGGAGGAGAAAACATTACTGCCGACACATTTAATGAAAGATGGACAGGCGATGGATCAACTAATTCACATCCCGGAGCCGATAGAGATGCTGTAGCATCCAGCTATTACCTTGAAGATGGGGATTATTTCAGAATAAATAACATTACCCTTGGCTATACGTTGAAAGAATTATTCCAAAACTCCCTAAAAATACGTCTGTATTTAATGGCACAAAACCCCTTTATTTTTACTAAATATTCAGGATTTACGCCGGAATTGATAGGAAGCAATAGTGGTGTACCCAGGGAAACTGCAGGTATTGAATTAACAGCATATCCAA